GGAGTGGTGCGAGGCGGCATGACGACCCGCGCGGGGTGTCCTTACGAGAAGTGAGTCCCTACGCGACGGTCGCCGGGAGGGCGTGTCCGGGCGCTCGGGGGCGGGGGCGGCCCTTGGCGTCGGGGTCGCGTTGCGGGAGGAAGGCCGTGCGGCGGGCGCGGTCGCGGATGGCCGTACGGACCCGGGTGGGCGGTACGGCGGGCGCGCAGCGCGAGGCGATCAGCGAGCAGGCGGCGAAGGCGGAGCCGGCCGCGGCGGTCGCGGCGAGCGCGACGGCGGCGGAGAGGCTGCCGGTGTCGAGCAGGACGACGTCGAGGACGAGGAGCAGGAGCACGGCGGCGGGCCGCACGCCGGTCCAGCTGCGGATCACGGCACTCCCCCTCTCCCTGTTGTCGTTGTCGGTCCTCCCCCGGTTATACCTGATCGACCACGACGGGCTGCAAGAGCCTCTTCGGCTTGAGCAGGGCCCGGCTGACCGGATCCGCCGGGTGGGGATCGAGTCCGGGGCCCGGCAGCATCAGCACCTCCTCGACCGGTACGACCCTCGCGCAGGCGGGGCATTCGCCGTAGGAGCCGATCTCGGTGCCGCACT
This portion of the Streptomyces canus genome encodes:
- a CDS encoding DUF6412 domain-containing protein, coding for MIRSWTGVRPAAVLLLLVLDVVLLDTGSLSAAVALAATAAAGSAFAACSLIASRCAPAVPPTRVRTAIRDRARRTAFLPQRDPDAKGRPRPRAPGHALPATVA